One part of the Acinetobacter sp. XS-4 genome encodes these proteins:
- a CDS encoding TauD/TfdA family dioxygenase, protein MADLLIRKPVNELIDVIPLAGRIGAQINGVELSSNLNPEVLNQIRQSLLEHKVIFFRNQEHLTDQEQEKFAELLGQPISHPTVPVAEGSTYIFELDSRHDGRADVWHTDVTFVSNYPKISILRAVTTPNRGGDTTWANTEAAYDELPEPLKLLANQLRAIHTNDFDYGGFRPSASDEVVKRHQKIFASTVYEAEHPLVRVHPETGKRTLILGQFFKRFVGLTAKESNKLFEIFQDRITKPENTIRWTWKDGDVAIWDNRATQHLAVNDYGNALRIMRRVTLAGDVPVDIDGKASKQVKPSTS, encoded by the coding sequence ATGGCAGATTTATTAATAAGAAAACCAGTGAATGAGTTAATCGATGTAATTCCTTTAGCAGGTCGTATCGGTGCACAAATTAATGGTGTTGAATTATCTTCAAACCTCAACCCGGAGGTCTTGAATCAAATTAGGCAATCATTGCTTGAACATAAAGTTATTTTTTTCCGTAATCAGGAACATTTAACAGATCAAGAGCAGGAAAAATTTGCCGAATTGCTTGGGCAACCTATTTCTCATCCTACTGTTCCAGTGGCAGAGGGTTCGACTTATATATTTGAGCTTGATTCCCGTCATGACGGTCGTGCAGACGTGTGGCATACCGATGTCACCTTTGTATCAAATTATCCAAAAATCAGCATTCTAAGAGCGGTAACTACGCCCAATCGAGGGGGAGATACCACATGGGCAAATACAGAAGCAGCCTATGATGAATTGCCAGAGCCGCTAAAGCTCCTTGCCAATCAGCTCCGTGCGATTCATACCAATGATTTTGATTATGGTGGTTTTCGGCCTTCCGCAAGTGATGAAGTCGTAAAACGCCATCAAAAAATCTTTGCTTCAACGGTCTATGAGGCAGAACACCCATTGGTCAGAGTACATCCTGAAACAGGTAAGCGAACCTTAATTTTAGGCCAATTTTTTAAACGTTTTGTAGGTCTGACTGCTAAAGAGTCCAACAAACTATTTGAAATTTTTCAAGATCGTATTACCAAACCAGAAAACACGATTCGCTGGACCTGGAAGGACGGAGATGTCGCTATTTGGGACAACCGTGCCACTCAGCATTTAGCCGTCAATGATTATGGTAATGCCTTGCGTATTATGCGACGCGTTACGTTGGCAGGCGATGTTCCTGTTGATATCGATGGCAAAGCGAGTAAGCAAGTTAAGCCATCTACGTCATAA
- a CDS encoding Crp/Fnr family transcriptional regulator, which translates to MTTLVYNDKRRNNYDHFLDLLDQTHINRYQDFNITFEYKKLAEQMLSECEFMDACSLEEKQKLFNEIKIKHLYQGQVLYSRNQNCRELIIVLSGVLKLGWNSYDGKYLIHRFIPTGALLNIVYLISESALEHEYVAHEATVIATIPEHIFKHTIQHNSHMLYQVLKLVCQRTRLLDNDIYHTSTQPLKVQIARQLIYLIEFFSTQTQKGIEVLLKLSQENLAELLKISRQSIRKEIQWFVEEGIIETKYNHISVKDIDKLKALLH; encoded by the coding sequence ATGACAACACTTGTTTATAACGATAAAAGAAGAAATAACTATGATCATTTTTTAGATTTATTAGATCAAACTCATATCAATCGTTATCAAGATTTCAACATTACCTTTGAATATAAAAAACTGGCTGAACAAATGCTGTCAGAATGTGAATTCATGGACGCGTGTTCGCTTGAAGAAAAGCAGAAATTATTTAATGAAATTAAGATAAAACACCTTTATCAAGGGCAAGTGCTATATTCGAGAAATCAAAACTGTCGTGAACTCATCATTGTTTTAAGTGGTGTACTCAAATTAGGTTGGAATTCATACGATGGGAAATATCTTATTCATCGTTTTATCCCTACAGGCGCACTATTAAATATTGTCTATCTTATTTCTGAATCTGCGCTAGAGCATGAATATGTTGCACACGAAGCAACTGTGATTGCGACCATTCCTGAACATATCTTTAAGCACACCATACAGCACAATTCACACATGCTATATCAGGTTTTAAAATTGGTATGCCAGAGAACAAGGCTTTTAGACAATGATATCTATCACACATCTACACAACCTTTAAAGGTACAAATTGCACGACAGCTCATTTATTTAATCGAATTTTTTTCGACCCAAACTCAAAAAGGTATTGAGGTTTTATTAAAACTTTCACAAGAAAATTTGGCTGAACTTTTAAAAATATCGAGACAAAGTATCAGAAAGGAAATTCAGTGGTTTGTTGAAGAAGGCATTATAGAAACAAAATACAATCATATCTCTGTTAAAGACATCGACAAATTAAAAGCTTTACTGCACTAA
- a CDS encoding biopolymer transporter ExbD, protein MAISTSEQDDVVSEINITPLVDVMLVLLIVFIVTAPLLTNTVKVNLPKAAPTQVTDQTKAVVISVNPKGEIYLDKDKVTLEHFEQAIQTRKTANPKLALNLNADETVPYGTVAKLLASIERVGVDKLSVITSPKS, encoded by the coding sequence ATGGCAATTTCAACATCAGAACAAGATGATGTCGTCAGCGAGATCAACATTACCCCTCTAGTGGACGTGATGTTGGTTCTGTTAATTGTGTTTATCGTCACGGCGCCCTTACTGACCAATACTGTTAAGGTAAACTTACCCAAAGCGGCACCAACACAGGTGACAGATCAGACCAAGGCTGTGGTCATTAGTGTTAATCCAAAAGGGGAAATTTATCTGGATAAAGATAAAGTCACTCTTGAACACTTCGAACAGGCCATTCAAACGCGTAAGACGGCCAATCCTAAACTGGCTCTGAACCTGAATGCAGATGAGACGGTTCCTTATGGTACGGTTGCCAAGTTACTGGCCAGCATAGAACGGGTAGGCGTTGATAAACTATCAGTCATTACATCGCCTAAGTCTTAA
- a CDS encoding MotA/TolQ/ExbB proton channel family protein, with translation MSDINSLIHDGTIWLLVAFSIVTWGLIVIKLVQTQKANRQSKAFAEEFWSAKNLQDAIQKSEAGQGPVARIANTGFKTLADADDDTHQDLQHSWSRQDLLERHLRKQILSERRQLEKGSALLASIGNNAPFIGLFGTVFGIIHALQAIAHSGNASMDVVAGPIGEALVATGIGIAVAVPAVLAYNYFVRKVKTIGAELDDFATDFVSLNQKSGFQLKTVKAKTTNTSIPANELSHNHNKEKVYA, from the coding sequence ATGAGTGATATAAACTCCCTGATCCACGATGGGACTATCTGGTTATTGGTTGCTTTTTCAATTGTGACGTGGGGTTTGATTGTAATTAAACTGGTTCAAACCCAAAAAGCCAACCGCCAAAGTAAAGCCTTTGCAGAAGAATTCTGGAGCGCCAAAAATCTACAAGATGCGATTCAAAAATCGGAGGCAGGGCAAGGGCCAGTAGCACGCATTGCAAATACTGGTTTTAAAACACTTGCCGATGCAGACGATGATACACATCAAGATTTACAACATAGTTGGAGTCGTCAAGATTTACTTGAGCGTCATTTACGCAAACAAATTTTGTCAGAACGTCGCCAGCTAGAAAAAGGCTCTGCCTTGCTCGCATCAATTGGTAATAATGCACCTTTCATTGGGCTATTTGGTACCGTCTTTGGGATTATCCATGCTTTACAGGCCATTGCACATTCGGGTAATGCCAGTATGGATGTCGTCGCAGGGCCGATTGGTGAAGCGCTAGTTGCAACAGGCATCGGGATTGCAGTGGCTGTTCCAGCGGTACTAGCATATAACTATTTCGTGCGTAAAGTAAAAACTATCGGTGCAGAACTAGATGACTTTGCGACCGATTTCGTGAGCCTAAACCAAAAATCAGGTTTCCAGCTTAAGACAGTCAAGGCAAAAACAACAAATACAAGTATTCCAGCCAACGAGTTAAGCCATAACCACAATAAAGAAAAGGTATATGCATAA
- a CDS encoding energy transducer TonB, with amino-acid sequence MSEFSQGSIRKAFLFEQLSNQVTHTTTVNDPFSHNVNVDAENDPAGPKKNALAIAIVAVAAAHLGIWYIAKQLPTPQLDVKTPDPVVIEIVKPPEPLKVIEPKIPPVVQKPKIPPVSPKPQPVQKQIETPKPVQKHVEQPKPVEQHKAVEQPRPVAEPLSKNVVAAPVQQPVSKPAEAPAKAADDNLPVTEAKGYAGYLSNPAPEYPEQALDRGWEGSVILRVKVLPNGSPDSVTVKQSSGKKILDSAAVRTVKQWKFSPALKGKTPVEGWVDVPIHYQLPK; translated from the coding sequence ATGAGTGAATTTAGTCAAGGCTCGATTAGAAAAGCATTTTTATTTGAGCAATTATCCAATCAGGTCACCCATACAACGACGGTTAATGATCCTTTTAGCCATAACGTAAACGTAGATGCTGAAAATGATCCTGCTGGGCCAAAAAAGAATGCTTTGGCAATTGCGATTGTCGCCGTTGCTGCAGCACATTTGGGAATCTGGTATATCGCCAAACAGCTTCCTACACCTCAGCTTGATGTCAAAACACCTGACCCTGTGGTGATAGAGATTGTCAAACCGCCTGAACCACTTAAGGTGATTGAACCTAAAATCCCTCCAGTGGTGCAAAAGCCAAAAATACCGCCTGTTAGCCCAAAGCCTCAGCCTGTACAAAAGCAAATAGAGACACCAAAACCAGTACAGAAACACGTTGAGCAGCCTAAACCTGTTGAACAGCATAAGGCAGTAGAGCAACCACGGCCTGTAGCGGAACCCTTAAGTAAAAACGTGGTGGCGGCTCCTGTTCAGCAACCCGTTTCAAAACCCGCTGAAGCACCTGCGAAAGCTGCTGATGACAACTTGCCAGTTACAGAAGCAAAAGGCTATGCGGGTTATTTGAGTAATCCAGCGCCTGAATATCCTGAACAGGCTCTCGATCGAGGTTGGGAAGGTTCAGTCATCTTGAGGGTAAAAGTCTTGCCAAATGGCAGCCCTGATAGCGTGACAGTCAAACAAAGCAGCGGCAAAAAAATACTCGATAGTGCAGCGGTGAGAACCGTAAAACAATGGAAATTCTCACCAGCCTTAAAAGGAAAAACACCAGTCGAAGGATGGGTCGATGTTCCTATTCACTATCAACTCCCGAAATAA
- a CDS encoding ABC transporter ATP-binding protein yields the protein MTITLNTNTEKHHQSFQANTQTRVAFHHVHKSFVVNQQPVKVIHDFNLEIKEGEFIAIVGSSGCGKSTLLRLLAGLDQDFDGRILIDGADVSGIGGDRAVVFQEHRLFPWLTVEQNIELGLLNEALTSRDKDILVQKAIELIGLNGFEKAYPHQLSGGMSQRVAIARSLVVQPRIFLLDEPFGALDALTRHQMQNELLRIQSQQKMTTVFITHDVEEAVTLADRVVILKPKPGRVEQIIPVNLPRPRNRSSFELHQLKEQIFRILTEDKIG from the coding sequence ATGACAATTACCCTTAATACAAATACTGAAAAACATCACCAATCTTTTCAAGCTAATACTCAAACACGTGTGGCATTTCACCATGTTCATAAGTCTTTTGTCGTTAATCAACAACCTGTCAAAGTCATTCACGACTTTAATCTAGAAATTAAAGAAGGGGAGTTTATTGCGATTGTAGGTAGCAGTGGTTGCGGTAAATCTACGCTTTTACGTCTTTTGGCAGGACTAGATCAAGATTTTGATGGTCGAATTTTAATTGATGGTGCCGATGTAAGCGGGATTGGCGGCGATCGAGCAGTAGTTTTTCAAGAACACCGCTTATTTCCTTGGCTTACCGTTGAGCAAAACATTGAGCTGGGTTTATTAAATGAGGCGTTAACTTCACGTGATAAAGATATTCTGGTCCAGAAAGCAATTGAGTTAATTGGCTTAAATGGCTTTGAAAAGGCGTACCCACACCAACTATCTGGTGGGATGTCTCAACGTGTAGCCATTGCACGCAGTCTTGTTGTGCAACCACGCATTTTCCTGTTAGACGAACCGTTTGGTGCCTTGGACGCATTAACACGGCATCAAATGCAAAATGAATTACTACGCATTCAATCTCAACAAAAAATGACCACTGTTTTTATTACGCATGATGTGGAAGAGGCTGTAACTCTGGCAGATCGTGTGGTGATTTTAAAACCCAAACCTGGTCGTGTTGAACAGATTATTCCCGTCAACTTGCCGCGTCCTCGAAATCGTTCAAGTTTTGAATTGCATCAATTAAAAGAACAGATTTTTCGGATTTTGACCGAAGACAAAATTGGTTAA
- a CDS encoding ABC transporter permease translates to MDIYRDMKEIISQKNSSGIVWKSTKKPGFISVGYFNSLAIYWIVPLCLFLLWWVASNEQWMPAQILPTPKDTWHSFVEIAYQDLWSQLAISLERFGLGLLSGVLGGVFLGVLLGYSRIAEQYLSATFYALVIIPTLAWLPLLMIWLGIENSLKIFIIFKATMVPIALHTQAGVRDIQPKLKEMAAILQFNRLTLLTKLVLPATLPYFFTGLRLAVAAGWTSLIAVELLASSEGIGYLMVTGRQLFQLDIVFVTIFVIASVGIIFDFILHRIERKFVFWPHAALSAHTFHKKNRSDVFKSWVLPLSLVMLWAMSSWFNLISSQILPAPWKVLEALWSGIQDFSLTTAMYYSLYRAILGLIIGGLIGASVGIVVGLFKPIENLLAPTLNTLRLIAIFAWIPLLTAWFGLEDLSKIVFISIATFFPMFIATWKGMSSIPMQLVEVSSTLRMTLLQRLTLLILPSIAPSMFAGFRLALLYSWMASFGAEYLMGSGIGIGSYMMAAQQNFEMERVIAATVLVAGLGAILAWLGKITENYATSWRKN, encoded by the coding sequence ATGGATATATATCGAGATATGAAAGAAATAATTTCGCAAAAAAATTCATCCGGCATTGTCTGGAAAAGTACCAAGAAACCAGGGTTCATTTCTGTTGGGTATTTTAACTCGCTTGCGATCTATTGGATTGTACCTCTTTGTTTATTCTTACTGTGGTGGGTAGCGTCAAACGAGCAATGGATGCCTGCCCAAATTTTACCTACCCCAAAAGACACATGGCATTCTTTCGTTGAAATCGCATATCAAGATCTATGGTCACAGCTTGCGATCAGTCTTGAGCGCTTTGGTCTTGGCTTATTGTCAGGTGTATTAGGCGGCGTATTTTTAGGTGTTTTACTTGGTTATAGCCGCATTGCAGAACAATACCTTTCTGCAACGTTTTATGCGTTGGTCATTATCCCAACATTGGCTTGGTTACCTTTGCTCATGATTTGGCTCGGCATCGAAAATAGTTTAAAAATCTTCATAATTTTTAAGGCCACGATGGTGCCGATTGCATTACATACTCAGGCAGGGGTACGTGACATTCAACCCAAACTCAAAGAAATGGCAGCAATTTTACAGTTTAATCGGCTAACCTTGCTCACAAAACTTGTACTGCCAGCCACGCTTCCATATTTCTTTACGGGTTTAAGACTAGCTGTTGCAGCAGGCTGGACAAGCTTAATTGCTGTTGAGTTGTTGGCTTCATCGGAAGGCATTGGATATTTGATGGTGACAGGTCGTCAGCTATTTCAGCTTGATATTGTTTTTGTCACGATTTTTGTTATTGCATCTGTAGGAATTATTTTCGATTTTATCCTGCATCGAATTGAACGTAAGTTTGTGTTCTGGCCACATGCTGCTTTGAGTGCTCATACTTTTCACAAAAAAAACAGATCCGATGTTTTCAAATCATGGGTTTTACCTTTGAGTTTAGTGATGCTTTGGGCAATGAGTAGTTGGTTTAACTTGATCTCGAGTCAAATTTTGCCCGCGCCGTGGAAAGTATTAGAAGCACTGTGGTCAGGCATTCAAGATTTCTCACTCACTACCGCCATGTATTACAGCCTTTATCGTGCAATTTTGGGTTTGATTATTGGCGGACTAATTGGGGCGTCTGTAGGAATTGTGGTAGGGCTATTTAAACCTATTGAAAATCTGTTGGCACCTACACTCAACACATTACGTCTCATTGCCATTTTCGCCTGGATTCCGCTACTGACAGCTTGGTTTGGGCTCGAAGATTTATCAAAAATTGTTTTCATTTCAATAGCGACATTTTTTCCGATGTTTATTGCGACTTGGAAAGGCATGTCGAGCATTCCAATGCAGCTTGTTGAAGTCTCAAGCACTTTAAGAATGACATTGCTTCAACGCTTAACGCTTTTGATTTTACCGAGCATTGCACCTTCAATGTTTGCTGGGTTTCGCTTGGCCTTGCTCTATTCGTGGATGGCATCTTTTGGAGCTGAATACTTGATGGGCTCTGGAATTGGCATAGGTAGCTACATGATGGCAGCACAGCAAAACTTTGAAATGGAACGTGTGATAGCAGCAACCGTTTTGGTGGCTGGTTTAGGGGCGATTCTGGCATGGCTGGGCAAAATAACTGAAAACTACGCAACATCTTGGCGAAAAAATTGA
- a CDS encoding LLM class flavin-dependent oxidoreductase, producing MGIEFFTRLPLHGETEFLPGDPRNRGDWANIENVENTGAVSNYEVGDDFTYIDYLSQVARAAEINGFAGALMVNAPTGEEPWTVCSLLARETKKLNFVTAFQAYHFSPYNAVQTAATYQRATGNRLVWNIINGGSEVIQRQVGDDLPHDERYARATEFLDVVKGYWNNPSFYYKGKYYSAEGGGLKYPLNKASLPIICTAGSSEAAREFGAKHADYYLMRAEKPEEIAALIADVRARAKKYGRENIKFGLSIDTIARRTEQEALAEAQRFLNEAAEKQRLHAAAAHAGLRSARVLSFEKEYAEKDGSKNVSDFFIHPNVWSGFGYIGVPPGVALVGSYQQIIERIQEYNSIGIELFFLAGYPHLEESYRLGEHVLPHFKKQRARLQPTVASPEFDIAL from the coding sequence ATGGGAATTGAATTTTTTACACGTTTACCGCTTCATGGCGAAACTGAATTTCTACCTGGTGACCCACGTAATCGTGGTGATTGGGCCAATATTGAAAATGTCGAAAATACCGGAGCGGTTTCGAACTATGAAGTAGGTGATGACTTTACCTATATTGATTACTTAAGTCAGGTAGCACGGGCAGCAGAAATTAATGGTTTTGCTGGTGCACTCATGGTAAACGCACCAACCGGTGAAGAGCCTTGGACAGTATGTTCATTGCTGGCAAGAGAAACCAAAAAACTTAACTTTGTGACTGCATTTCAGGCTTATCATTTTAGTCCATATAATGCTGTACAAACTGCGGCAACGTATCAACGTGCAACGGGTAATCGACTGGTTTGGAATATTATTAATGGCGGCTCGGAAGTGATCCAACGTCAGGTAGGCGATGACTTACCTCACGATGAACGTTATGCACGTGCTACAGAGTTTCTAGATGTTGTAAAAGGATATTGGAATAATCCTTCATTTTACTATAAAGGAAAGTACTATTCGGCAGAAGGCGGTGGTCTAAAATATCCACTGAATAAAGCAAGCCTTCCCATTATTTGCACAGCAGGTTCTTCGGAAGCTGCTCGTGAGTTTGGAGCAAAACATGCCGACTATTATTTAATGCGAGCTGAAAAACCAGAAGAAATTGCAGCATTGATTGCCGATGTACGTGCTCGTGCAAAAAAGTATGGTCGTGAAAATATAAAATTTGGTCTATCAATCGATACCATTGCTCGCCGTACTGAACAAGAAGCGTTGGCAGAGGCACAGCGCTTTCTCAATGAAGCTGCTGAAAAACAACGTTTACACGCAGCAGCAGCCCATGCGGGGTTACGTTCAGCGCGAGTATTAAGCTTCGAAAAAGAGTACGCCGAAAAAGATGGCAGTAAAAATGTCAGCGACTTTTTTATCCATCCAAATGTTTGGTCAGGGTTTGGATATATTGGTGTGCCACCCGGTGTTGCTTTGGTAGGGAGCTACCAACAGATTATTGAGCGTATTCAAGAATACAATAGCATTGGCATAGAATTATTCTTTCTTGCAGGCTATCCACATCTTGAAGAGTCATATCGTCTTGGTGAACACGTTCTTCCGCACTTTAAAAAGCAGCGTGCTCGATTGCAACCTACGGTAGCTAGCCCAGAGTTTGATATTGCGCTTTAA
- a CDS encoding TonB-dependent receptor translates to MFKVTKIRQSILTAMWGVTASVSTLALANDDADAIPAEQQAQVVNAKDVKKLGDVIVTAQYRAQNIQKVPTAITAVSGKDLAAKGSTFIGDVLTYTPNAAAENPDGDSRPRWYIRGLGTGDVAASTVFPVGIYADGVYLNAPVAGAGDLFDLERIEVLRGPQGTLYGKNTTAGAVNYISRKPVFTDKPTGYGTIGIGDHNLRTFEGAVNGAISDNVAVRGAFYSEDRDGYAKNLANGENYGDVDKKSFRFQILGKINDDWNALVNLHSQTYNGLGNNGSLSIGKYWGVYERPEGRDTNLDLPESNKIQHDGTSLTLTGDLGGGHTFTSITAFDKTTQKSISDGDYTPYDVARSYSDNEWRQYSQEFRISSDAEKKLSWIAGFHYFNEDLDSTGVSARVNKTLPNGAPAQTAGTPAFRDITYNQTTQSFALFGNSTYKFTDKFKVTGGLRWTSEEKDIDLDLVQITTGDYTKGSWWQKDGYNNAVYNPAPNANGSTSRKKRWNELTYDITPEYEITPDINTYFRFARGFRSGGFNTGLSSSLTQLADVNPEYLNSYELGLKSSLLQGNLTANANIFYYDYKDIQTNLLVATEGQGGGVTSVLANGPKAEVKGAELELDYLATDNLRLRFAGAYLDSEYTDFVDKNPVTNVVNADNTGNSLVRSPKYTIGLGGEYTFNLDSGARVIVGTDAKYRDREFFLVNRQDYSVDPILSQKAYTLWNANVGYISANNKYQVNAYVKNLLDEEYQVHGRPNGPAGQYVLTYGNPRQVGVSLTAKF, encoded by the coding sequence ATGTTTAAGGTTACAAAAATTAGGCAGAGTATTTTAACTGCTATGTGGGGAGTAACGGCGAGTGTTTCGACATTAGCTTTAGCGAACGATGATGCTGATGCAATTCCTGCTGAGCAACAAGCTCAAGTGGTAAATGCTAAAGATGTAAAAAAACTAGGCGATGTCATCGTTACTGCACAATATCGTGCACAAAACATTCAAAAAGTTCCGACTGCAATTACAGCGGTTTCAGGCAAAGATTTGGCCGCGAAAGGCTCAACATTTATTGGCGATGTTTTAACTTATACGCCCAATGCAGCAGCTGAAAACCCAGATGGTGATAGCCGTCCACGTTGGTATATTCGTGGTTTAGGAACTGGCGATGTTGCAGCCTCTACAGTTTTTCCAGTCGGTATTTATGCAGATGGGGTTTATTTAAATGCTCCTGTTGCTGGTGCTGGAGATTTATTTGATTTAGAACGTATTGAGGTTCTACGTGGTCCACAAGGCACGCTTTACGGTAAAAACACCACGGCTGGTGCGGTAAATTACATTTCACGAAAACCTGTTTTTACAGATAAACCGACTGGTTATGGAACAATAGGAATAGGTGACCATAATCTTCGTACTTTTGAAGGCGCCGTGAACGGGGCTATATCAGATAACGTTGCCGTACGAGGAGCATTCTATTCAGAAGACCGCGATGGCTATGCAAAAAATTTAGCCAATGGTGAAAACTACGGGGATGTAGATAAAAAATCATTCCGCTTCCAAATATTAGGAAAAATTAATGATGATTGGAATGCTTTAGTCAATCTACATAGCCAAACTTATAATGGTCTGGGCAATAATGGCTCTTTAAGTATTGGAAAATACTGGGGTGTTTACGAGAGACCAGAAGGCAGAGATACAAATTTAGATTTACCTGAAAGCAATAAAATTCAACATGATGGTACATCGCTCACCTTAACAGGAGATTTAGGCGGTGGTCATACTTTTACATCCATTACAGCATTTGATAAAACCACTCAAAAATCCATTTCTGATGGTGACTATACGCCATATGATGTAGCAAGAAGCTATAGTGATAATGAGTGGCGTCAATACAGCCAAGAGTTTCGAATTTCTTCTGATGCTGAAAAAAAGCTCAGTTGGATTGCAGGTTTTCACTACTTTAATGAAGATTTGGACTCTACAGGGGTAAGCGCACGAGTGAATAAAACACTACCGAATGGCGCTCCAGCTCAGACCGCGGGAACTCCAGCTTTCAGAGATATTACCTATAATCAGACTACACAAAGTTTTGCCCTGTTTGGGAATAGCACCTATAAATTTACCGACAAATTTAAAGTGACAGGTGGTCTACGTTGGACAAGTGAAGAAAAAGACATTGATTTAGACCTTGTTCAAATTACCACGGGCGATTACACCAAAGGCAGTTGGTGGCAAAAGGATGGGTACAATAATGCCGTTTATAACCCAGCACCTAATGCAAATGGTTCAACAAGTCGTAAAAAGAGATGGAATGAACTGACTTACGATATTACGCCAGAATATGAGATCACTCCTGATATCAATACATACTTCCGTTTTGCTAGAGGTTTCCGTTCAGGCGGTTTTAACACCGGACTTTCAAGTAGCCTGACGCAACTTGCAGATGTTAACCCTGAATATTTAAACAGCTACGAGCTAGGTTTGAAGTCTAGCTTGTTACAAGGCAATTTAACCGCCAATGCCAATATTTTCTATTATGACTACAAAGATATTCAAACAAATTTATTGGTTGCGACAGAAGGACAAGGTGGTGGGGTAACCTCAGTTCTGGCAAATGGTCCTAAAGCAGAAGTAAAAGGTGCCGAATTAGAATTAGATTATTTAGCGACCGATAACTTACGCCTACGTTTTGCAGGCGCTTATTTAGACAGTGAATACACCGACTTTGTTGATAAAAACCCAGTAACGAATGTCGTAAATGCTGACAATACAGGTAACAGCTTGGTTCGTTCTCCAAAGTACACCATCGGTTTAGGGGGTGAATATACCTTTAATCTTGATAGTGGAGCACGAGTTATTGTGGGCACAGATGCAAAATATCGTGACCGTGAGTTTTTCTTAGTAAATCGTCAAGATTATTCTGTTGACCCGATTTTGAGTCAAAAAGCATATACCTTATGGAACGCGAACGTTGGGTATATCAGCGCAAATAATAAATACCAAGTTAATGCTTACGTTAAAAACTTGCTAGACGAAGAATATCAAGTTCATGGGCGACCAAATGGTCCTGCTGGACAATATGTCTTAACCTATGGAAACCCACGTCAAGTTGGTGTTTCTCTCACTGCAAAATTCTAA